Sequence from the Fulvivirga ligni genome:
CAGCAGGAATGTTACCTGCATGGCCACCCGCTTCAGAATTTACCGCAATAACAGCATCAGCACCCAGCGCCTCTACTTTTTTAGCATAGGAAGCCTCTGTGACATCACAAAAAACTTTTATACCATTCTTCTTACAGGCTGCTATCACTTCCTTTGGACTTCCAAGGGAAGTGATAATGAAATCTACTTTATGCTCCACGCAGGTATCTAGTTGTTGTTTTAATTTATAGTTTGATTTATTAACTATTAAATTAATTCCAATCGGCCCTGACACCTGGCTACGTATTTCTTTTAGTGCTGCACTAAACTCCTCGTTGGTTCTATAGTTGAGTGCGGGAATTGCACCAGTTATACCAGCTTTTACCGCCTCAATAACCATAGTGGTGTTAGACACCAGAAACATTGGAGCTATTATTATCGGGTACTTAATACCCAACATTTCTGTGAGCTCTGTTTTAATGGGCTCCATCAATCCCGTGTTGATCAATCAGATAAACTAAAGCGGCCATACTTGCTGCACCCATCTCCAGTTCACGCTTATCAATTTTGTCAAATGTATCAGCATCTGTGTGATGGTAGTTGAAATAGCGCTGAGAATCTGGCAAGAATCCAATCAAAGCAGTCCCCTGATCCTCTAAAGGACCTATATCTGCTCCTGAGCCAGGCTTACCAAAATCATAAATGCCATATGGCTCAAATAGTTCTTTCCATGATTCCAGAGTGCTTACAGCTTTTTTAGTTCCTGATATGGTAAATCCTTTAGGAGTAAAACCACCTCTGTCTGATTCGATAGCAGCCAAATGCTTCTCTTTATTTTTCTTAGCCAATTCTGCATACTTTAATCCACCACGTAAACCATTCTCTTCATTCATATACATTACTGCTCTGATGCTATGCTTAGGCTTATAGTTCAGTGCTTTTAAAGTTCTAAGTACTTCAATAGACTGTACGCAACCTGCACCGTCATCATGAGCACCATCACCAAGATCCCATGAATCTAAATGACCACCCACTACAATATATTCGTTAGGCTTTGAAGTTCCTGTCATCTCCCCTATCACATTATAAGAAAGTACTTCTGGCAGCATTTCACAATGTGTTTCGATATAAAGCTTAGTATTAGCATCACCCTTTAACGCTCTGCTTAAGTAATTTGCAGAGTTGGTGCTTATTGCCACACCAGGAATTTGCTTCACACCTTTTTCATAAACCAGGCCACCGGTATGAGGAATATCGTCATCATTAGAAGCCATGGACCTAACAACCACAGCTAGGGCTCCTAATTTTGCTGCTTCAGAAGCTCCCTTTGCTCTTTGGTCCACAGCACCACCGTAGGCCGCAAACGTACTGATCAAAGTAGGATCCATAGGG
This genomic interval carries:
- a CDS encoding M28 family peptidase, with translation MRIVNFVLILALLGIGSANAQDDKEMLKSIFDETLQHGEAYQKLDYLSNEIGGRLSGSPEAAAAVEWSKQTMKAYGFDTVFLQEVMVPHWVRGKKEIVKVTGSDIFGPMELKTCALGNSVGTGDQGVLASVVEVKDFDELKKLGKSGVAGKIVFFSRPMDPTLISTFAAYGGAVDQRAKGASEAAKLGALAVVVRSMASNDDDIPHTGGLVYEKGVKQIPGVAISTNSANYLSRALKGDANTKLYIETHCEMLPEVLSYNVIGEMTGTSKPNEYIVVGGHLDSWDLGDGAHDDGAGCVQSIEVLRTLKALNYKPKHSIRAVMYMNEENGLRGGLKYAELAKKNKEKHLAAIESDRGGFTPKGFTISGTKKAVSTLESWKELFEPYGIYDFGKPGSGADIGPLEDQGTALIGFLPDSQRYFNYHHTDADTFDKIDKRELEMGAASMAALVYLIDQHGIDGAH